The proteins below come from a single Miscanthus floridulus cultivar M001 chromosome 1, ASM1932011v1, whole genome shotgun sequence genomic window:
- the LOC136552961 gene encoding aquaporin TIP1-1-like: MPVSRIAVGTHHEVYHPGALKAAFAEFISTLIFVFAGQGSGMAFSKLTSGGATTPSGLIAAAVAHAFALFVAVSVSANISGGHVNPAVTFGAFVGGNITLFRGLLYWVAQLLGSTVACFLLRFSTGGLATGTFGLTGVSVWEALVLEIVMTFGLVYTVYATAVDPKKGSLGTIAPIAIGFIVGANILVGGAFTGASMNPAVSFGPALVSWEWGYQWVYWVGPLIGAGIAGAIYELLFISHTHEQLPTTDY; this comes from the exons ATGCCAGTCAGCAGGATCGCCGTGGGGACCCACCATGAGGTGTACCACCCGGGCGCCCTCAAGGCGGCGTTCGCTGAGTTCATCTCCACCCTCATCTTCGTCTTCGCCGGCCAGGGCTCCGGCATGGCCTTCA GCAAACTGACCAGCGGCGGCGCGACGACCCCCTCGGGCCTgatcgcggcggcggtggcgcacgCCTTCGCGCTGTTCGTGGCGGTGTCCGTGAGCGCGAACATCTCCGGCGGGCACGTGAACCCTGCCGTGACCTTCGGCGCGTTCGTGGGCGGCAACATCACCCTGTTCCGCGGCCTCCTGTACTGGGTGGCCCAGCTGCTGGGCTCCACGGTGGCGTGCTTCCTGCTCCGCTTCTCCACGGGCGGGCTGGCCACGGGCACCTTCGGCCTCACGGGCGTCTCCGTGTGGGAGGCGCTGGTGCTGGAGATCGTGATGACGTTCGGGCTGGTGTACACGGTGTACGCCACCGCCGTGGACCCCAAGAAGGGCAGCCTGGGCACCATCGCCCCCATCGCCATCGGCTTCATCGTGGGCGCCAACATCCTGGTCGGCGGCGCCTTCACCGGCGCGTCCATGAACCCCGCCGTGTCCTTCGGCCCCGCGCTCGTCAGCTGGGAGTGGGGATACCAGTGGGTGTACTGGGTCGGCCCACTCATCGGCGCCGGCATCGCTGGCGCCATCTACGAGCTGCTCTTCATCTCCCACACCCACGAGCAGCTCCCCACCACCGACTACTAA
- the LOC136507876 gene encoding cyclin-dependent kinases regulatory subunit 1, producing the protein MGQIQYSEKYFDDTYEYRHVVLPPEVAKLLPKNRLLSENEWRAIGVQQSRGWVHYAIHRPEPHIMLFRRPINYQQQQEAAAAQMLPK; encoded by the exons ATGGGTCAGATCCAGTACTCCGAGAAGTACTTCGACGACACCTACGAGTACAG GCACGTCGTCCTCCCGCCCGAGGTCGCCAAGCTCCTCCCCAAGAACCGCCTCCTCTCCGAG AACGAGTGGCGCGCGATTGGCGTGCAGCAGAGCCGCGGGTGGGTGCACTACGCGATCCACCGGCCGGAGCCGCACATCATGCTCTTCCGCCGCCCGATCAActaccagcagcagcaggaggcggCTGCCGCGCAGATGCTGCCCAAGTGA
- the LOC136507886 gene encoding pheophorbide a oxygenase, chloroplastic: protein MRATTPALSLLVAPRLPSLAAPAAGGRVRVGCRPRTRLRVAAPTSVPGEAAEQAEPSTSAPESGEKFSWRDHWYPVSLVEDLDPSRPTPFQLLNRDLVIWKEPKSGEWVALDDRCPHRLAPLSEGRIDETGCLQCSYHGWSFDGSGACTRIPQAMPEGLEARAVRSPKACAIKFPTLVSQGLLFVWPDENGWEKAAATKPPMLPKEFDDPAFSTVTIQRDLFYGYDTLMENVSDPSHIEFAHHKVTGRRDRAKPLTFKMESSGAWGYSGANSGNPRITATFEAPCYALNKIEIDTKLPIFGDQKWVIWICSFNIPMAPGKTRSIVCSARNFFQFTMPGKAWWQLVPRWYEHWTSNLVYDGDMIVLQGQEKIFLAATKESSTDVNQQYTKITFTPTQADRFVLAFRAWLRKFGNSQPEWFGNPSQEALPSTVLSKREMLDRYEQHTLKCSSCKGAYHAFQTLQKVFMGATVVGCATAGIPADVQLRLLIGAAALISAAVAYAFHELQKNFVFVDYVHADID, encoded by the exons ATGCGCGCGACGACCCCAGCCCTCTCGCTCCTGGTGGCGCCGCGGCTTCCCTCGCTCGCCGCGCCGGCGGCTGGAGGCCGCGTCCGCGTGGGCTGTCGTCCTCGGACCCGCCTACGCGTGGCGGCGCCGACGTCCGTCCCAGGGGAGGCGGCGGAGCAGGCGGAGCCGAGCACGTCGGCGCCCGAGTCCGGCGAGAAGTTCTCGTGGAGGGACCACTGGTACCCGGTCTCCCTCGTCGAGGACCTCGACCCCAGCCGCCCCACTCCGTTCCAGCTCCTCAACCGCGACCTCGTCATCTGGAAGGAACCCAAGTCCGGCGAGTGGGTCGCGCTCGACGACCGCTGCCCCCACCGCCTTGCCCCGCTCTCG GAGGGCAGGATCGATGAGACGGGGTGCTTGCAGTGCTCGTACCACGGCTGGTCATTCGACGGCTCCGGCGCCTGCACCAGGATCCCCCAGGCCATGCCCGAGGGTCTTGAGGCCCGGGCGGTGCGTTCGCCGAAGGCGTGCGCGATCAAGTTCCCCACCCTCGTCTCCCAGGGGTTGCTGTTCGTGTGGCCCGATGAGAATGGGTGGGAGAAAGCGGCTGCCACCAAGCCTCCAAT GTTGCCGAAAGAGTTTGACGACCCGGCCTTCTCCACGGTGACAATCCAGAGGGACTTGTTCTATGGTTATGATACGTTGATGGAGAACGTCTCTGATCCGTCCCATATAGAATTTGCTCACCACAAG GTTACTGGACGAAGAGATAGAGCCAAGCCTTTGACATTCAAGATGGAGTCAAGTGGTGCCTGGGGTTACTCAGGGGCAAATTCTGGTAATCCTCGCATTACTGCAACTTTTGAGGCCCCTTGTTATGCATTAAACAA AATAGAGATAGACACAAAGTTACCCATTTTTGGAGACCAGAAATGGGTCATATGGATTTGCTCTTTCAACATTCCAATGGCCCCAGGGAAGACTCGTTCTATTGTCTGTAGCGCTCGAAACTTTTTCCAGTTTACAATGCCAGGAAAAGCATGGTGGCAG CTTGTCCCTCGATGGTATGAACATTGGACTTCAAATTTGGTCTATGATGGTGATATGATTGTTCTTCAAGGCCAGGAAAAGATTTTCCTAGCTGCAACCAAGGAGTCTTCTACAGATGTTAATCAGCAGTACACAAAGATCACATTCACACCCACACAGGCTGATCGATTTGTTTTAGCATTCCGGGCATGGCTAAGGAAATTTGGCAATAGCCAGCCTGAGTGGTTTGGAAATCCTAGCCAGGAAGCATTGCCTTCCACCGTCCTTTCAAAGCGCGAG ATGCTAGACAGATACGAGCAACACACATTGAAATGCTCGTCTTGCAAAGGAGCATATCATGCATTCCAGACTTTGCAGAAGGTATTCATGGGAGCGACAGTAGTGGGCTGTGCTACCGCTGGGATTCCTGCAGATGTTCAGCTCAGACTATTGATCGGTGCAGCTGCTTTGATTAGTGCCGCTGTAGCATATGCATTCCATGAGCTCCAGAAGAATTTTGTATTCGTAGATTACGTGCATGCTGACATTGATTGA